The Phorcysia thermohydrogeniphila genome has a segment encoding these proteins:
- the dxs gene encoding 1-deoxy-D-xylulose-5-phosphate synthase encodes MLLEQVNSPEDLKKLSVEELKKLAEEVREFIIEIVDKTGGHLASSLGVVELTIALLKVFSPPRDEIVWDVGHQSYPYKILTDRKERFHTLRQFGGISGFPSIKESPYDAFGTGHSSTSISAALGIRIGKKLKGEEGHVIAVIGDGALTAGEAYEGLNNAGQLGEDLIVILNDNEMSIAKNIGAISNYLTKVATGENFRRAKKRLEEVTKKVFGERVYKRLKRVEDLIVKGLFSPGMLFEELGFRYVGPIDGHDLDTLIVTLKNVSKMKGPTLVHVVTKKGKGYEPAEKKPEKFHGVPPKKKKKENLPPTYTEVFSKTLVEIAGENRDVVAITAAMPSGTGLDRFKEHFPERYFDVGIAEQHAVTFAAGMAKKGLKPVVAIYSTFLQRAYDQIVHDVALQELPVVFAIDRAGLVGEDGATHHGAFDLSYLRHIPNMIVAAPKDEEELRHLLFTAIRSGKPFAVRYPRGRGYGVPLREPLKEIPIGNWELLREGKEIAILATGWTVYQALKAAESLEKKGISVTVVNARFIKPMDEELLKRIASEHSVIVTVEENVVKGGFGSGVDEFLSPWYSGRVFNLGLPDRFIEHGEQNLLRCIVGIDAERIEKKILELVGEKPSPAKST; translated from the coding sequence TTGCTTTTAGAGCAGGTTAACTCGCCGGAAGATTTAAAAAAGCTAAGCGTAGAGGAGCTTAAAAAGCTTGCAGAGGAAGTAAGGGAGTTCATTATTGAAATTGTTGATAAAACTGGTGGACACTTGGCCTCTTCTTTGGGAGTTGTTGAGCTGACGATTGCCCTCCTGAAAGTTTTTTCTCCCCCTCGGGACGAAATAGTCTGGGATGTGGGTCACCAGTCTTACCCTTACAAGATACTAACTGACAGGAAGGAGAGGTTTCACACTTTACGCCAGTTTGGGGGGATATCCGGCTTTCCTTCCATAAAGGAGAGCCCTTACGACGCTTTTGGAACAGGTCACAGTTCAACTTCAATATCTGCGGCACTGGGGATAAGGATAGGGAAAAAGTTAAAGGGAGAAGAGGGACACGTAATTGCCGTTATAGGTGATGGAGCTCTAACTGCCGGAGAGGCTTACGAGGGTCTTAATAACGCCGGCCAACTTGGTGAAGACCTGATAGTAATTCTCAACGATAATGAGATGTCAATAGCAAAGAACATAGGTGCTATTTCAAACTACCTTACAAAGGTGGCCACCGGGGAGAACTTTAGGAGGGCAAAAAAGAGACTAGAAGAGGTAACTAAAAAGGTCTTTGGAGAGAGAGTATACAAGAGGTTAAAGAGGGTTGAAGACCTGATAGTAAAGGGGCTCTTCTCTCCCGGAATGCTCTTTGAGGAGCTCGGGTTTAGGTATGTTGGACCAATAGACGGTCACGATTTGGATACCCTCATCGTTACGCTAAAAAACGTTTCAAAAATGAAAGGGCCAACCTTAGTTCACGTTGTAACCAAAAAGGGGAAGGGCTACGAGCCTGCAGAGAAAAAGCCTGAAAAGTTTCACGGAGTCCCGCCGAAAAAGAAGAAAAAAGAAAACCTTCCTCCGACCTACACGGAGGTTTTCTCAAAAACCCTTGTTGAAATAGCAGGAGAAAATAGGGACGTTGTGGCCATAACAGCTGCAATGCCCTCTGGGACAGGGCTTGATAGATTTAAGGAGCACTTTCCGGAGCGTTACTTTGACGTCGGAATAGCCGAACAGCACGCCGTAACCTTTGCCGCCGGAATGGCTAAGAAAGGCCTAAAGCCCGTTGTTGCTATATATTCAACCTTCCTTCAGAGGGCTTACGACCAGATTGTTCACGACGTTGCTCTTCAAGAACTTCCTGTAGTCTTTGCCATAGACAGGGCAGGACTTGTTGGCGAGGATGGAGCTACCCACCACGGCGCTTTTGACCTCTCTTACTTAAGGCACATTCCAAATATGATTGTTGCAGCACCGAAAGACGAAGAGGAGCTCCGTCACCTCCTCTTTACTGCAATTAGATCCGGTAAACCCTTTGCTGTTCGCTATCCCCGCGGCAGAGGCTATGGAGTTCCTTTAAGGGAGCCGTTAAAAGAGATTCCAATTGGAAACTGGGAGCTCCTAAGGGAAGGAAAAGAGATTGCCATCCTTGCAACCGGCTGGACTGTCTATCAGGCCTTAAAGGCTGCTGAAAGCCTTGAAAAGAAAGGAATATCCGTAACTGTTGTAAACGCCCGTTTTATAAAGCCGATGGACGAGGAACTCCTTAAAAGAATCGCCTCTGAGCATTCAGTAATCGTTACGGTTGAGGAGAATGTCGTTAAAGGAGGATTTGGCTCTGGTGTTGACGAGTTCCTATCCCCTTGGTACTCCGGAAGGGTCTTTAACTTGGGACTTCCAGACAGGTTCATAGAACACGGGGAGCAGAACCTCCTTCGCTGTATTGTCGGAATTGACGCAGAAAGGATTGAGAAGAAAATCCTTGAGCTTGTTGGTGAAAAGCCTTCCCCTGCAAAAAGCACTTGA
- a CDS encoding AAA family ATPase, protein MDTLFSSSIKRPLPFRLFPESFEQFVGQRHIVGEGKPLRKLLEKGKLFSSIFWGPPGTGKTALARLISKLTSSEFIELNAVTSTIQDVRKALERGRKKL, encoded by the coding sequence TTGGACACGCTCTTTTCCTCCTCAATAAAAAGACCGCTTCCCTTTAGGCTCTTTCCAGAAAGCTTTGAGCAGTTTGTTGGACAGAGGCACATAGTTGGGGAGGGAAAACCTTTAAGGAAACTCCTTGAAAAGGGAAAGCTCTTTTCATCTATCTTCTGGGGGCCTCCGGGAACAGGGAAGACAGCCCTTGCTCGCCTCATTTCAAAGTTAACAAGCTCAGAGTTTATAGAGCTCAACGCCGTTACATCTACCATTCAGGACGTAAGGAAGGCCTTGGAAAGAGGGAGAAAAAAACTTTGA
- a CDS encoding replication-associated recombination protein A yields the protein MHRFNKAQQDALLPDVEAGNVILIGASTENPYFSLTPALRSRVKIYEFKPLSSEELRELYRLAVTDRRGLPGFKVPSEVLDHLIRCSSGDGRKFLTYLEELYELTGGKEPDIALAEELTEKASIRYGKGDDHYDVISAFIKSIRGSDPDAALYYLAKMLVGGEDPVFIARRLVILASEDIGNANPEALLVATAALQAVEKVGMPEAAINLAQAVIYLSMSLKSNAVYKAIKKAIEDVESGVELPVPDHLRSGFKNRGYRYPHDYPRHWVEQDYLVEKRKYYESSGIGFEKQLEEWLKWMKGEG from the coding sequence ATTCACCGTTTTAACAAGGCTCAACAGGACGCACTCCTACCGGACGTAGAGGCTGGGAACGTGATACTTATCGGTGCGTCAACGGAAAACCCTTACTTTTCGCTAACTCCGGCCTTACGCTCAAGGGTAAAGATTTACGAGTTTAAGCCACTTTCGTCTGAGGAGCTTAGAGAGCTCTACAGGCTCGCTGTAACAGATAGAAGGGGACTTCCGGGATTTAAGGTTCCTTCAGAAGTTCTTGACCACCTGATAAGGTGCTCTTCCGGCGATGGAAGGAAGTTCCTCACTTACTTAGAAGAACTCTACGAGCTTACAGGTGGGAAAGAGCCAGACATTGCCCTTGCAGAGGAGCTTACCGAAAAGGCTTCTATTCGCTACGGAAAAGGCGACGACCACTACGACGTCATCTCTGCCTTCATAAAGTCCATACGGGGTAGCGACCCCGATGCAGCCCTCTACTACCTTGCAAAAATGCTCGTTGGTGGAGAAGACCCTGTATTTATCGCGAGGAGGCTCGTTATTCTTGCCTCTGAGGATATAGGCAACGCAAACCCAGAAGCTCTACTTGTGGCTACTGCTGCGTTACAGGCTGTAGAAAAAGTTGGAATGCCTGAGGCGGCCATTAACCTTGCCCAGGCCGTTATTTACCTTTCAATGTCCTTAAAGTCTAACGCCGTATATAAAGCTATAAAAAAAGCTATTGAGGACGTTGAGTCGGGTGTGGAGCTCCCCGTTCCTGACCACCTTAGGTCCGGATTTAAAAACAGGGGATACAGGTATCCCCACGACTATCCACGCCACTGGGTAGAGCAGGATTACCTTGTGGAGAAGAGGAAGTACTACGAGAGCTCCGGCATCGGTTTTGAGAAACAGCTTGAGGAGTGGCTAAAGTGGATGAAAGGGGAAGGTTAA
- a CDS encoding HNH endonuclease: protein MFEKGKRYLRKELHDKYGGNRQSGISKSRKYKIIMLFTSERGKEFGYEDGWKEGFFLYCGEGQSGDMEFVRGNKAIRDHQIEGYSLHLFKSVPEEKGFVEYIGQFVCVGYEIKEGYDREGKKRKAIIFKLMPYEEYIEFVDQGIQNNHEFSETSEDFKEMDFKKIRELAYGKANIDPEKRSTKREYIKRSKIIREYALKRAEGHCEYCGSEAPFYTKNLRPYLEVHHIYRLSDGGPDDPRWVIALCPNCHRRAHFSKDAEKVKEEMAKIVLEKELDLDNS from the coding sequence ATGTTTGAAAAGGGTAAACGCTATCTTAGAAAAGAACTTCATGACAAATACGGAGGTAATAGACAAAGTGGAATAAGTAAGTCTCGCAAGTACAAAATAATTATGCTTTTCACAAGCGAAAGAGGAAAAGAGTTTGGCTATGAAGATGGTTGGAAAGAGGGGTTCTTTCTTTATTGTGGAGAAGGACAGAGTGGAGATATGGAGTTCGTAAGAGGTAACAAAGCAATCAGAGACCATCAAATAGAGGGTTACAGTCTACATTTGTTTAAAAGTGTACCTGAGGAAAAAGGTTTTGTTGAATACATTGGACAATTTGTATGTGTAGGCTATGAAATCAAAGAGGGGTATGACCGAGAAGGAAAAAAAAGGAAAGCAATAATTTTCAAGCTAATGCCTTACGAAGAATACATAGAATTTGTTGATCAAGGAATTCAAAATAATCACGAATTTTCCGAAACTTCTGAAGACTTTAAAGAAATGGATTTTAAGAAAATCAGGGAGTTAGCTTACGGAAAAGCTAATATAGATCCTGAAAAAAGAAGTACCAAGAGAGAGTATATAAAGAGAAGTAAAATCATAAGAGAATACGCTCTAAAACGCGCAGAAGGACATTGTGAGTATTGCGGTTCAGAAGCTCCTTTTTACACCAAAAATTTAAGACCATACTTAGAAGTTCACCATATTTATAGGCTATCAGATGGTGGACCTGATGATCCAAGATGGGTAATCGCCCTGTGTCCTAACTGTCACAGGAGGGCTCATTTTAGTAAAGATGCCGAAAAGGTAAAGGAAGAAATGGCAAAGATTGTTTTAGAAAAAGAGTTGGATTTAGATAATTCTTGA
- a CDS encoding type II toxin-antitoxin system PemK/MazF family toxin: MELVRGNIYLAKLSPTKGAEPGKVRPVVIIQRQEILENYPTVLVAPITSNLKGKYPMRLFIKARERLEKDSAVMIDQIRAIDLSRVVPERIASLTREEMKKLEKAICFFIGADDFDGYIL; the protein is encoded by the coding sequence ATGGAATTAGTTAGAGGCAACATATATCTTGCAAAGCTCAGTCCAACGAAGGGAGCAGAACCGGGAAAGGTAAGGCCAGTAGTGATTATTCAGAGACAGGAGATCTTAGAAAACTATCCAACAGTCCTTGTAGCTCCTATAACCTCTAACCTGAAAGGTAAATATCCCATGAGACTCTTCATAAAGGCAAGGGAACGTTTAGAAAAAGACTCAGCAGTCATGATAGACCAGATAAGAGCTATTGACTTATCAAGAGTCGTTCCTGAAAGGATAGCATCTCTAACGAGGGAAGAAATGAAGAAATTAGAGAAAGCCATCTGCTTTTTTATTGGAGCTGATGATTTTGATGGATATATTTTATAG
- a CDS encoding ribbon-helix-helix domain-containing protein, with product MKTYTIRLDNQFFELLENLSKKTRSPKSLVVKKALLLYKREIEKQEMLKNLLESAKELAEDPQNLKDIEELEGTISDGIS from the coding sequence TTGAAGACATATACAATCAGGTTAGACAACCAATTTTTTGAGCTGCTGGAAAACCTGTCTAAGAAAACCAGAAGTCCCAAAAGCCTTGTTGTTAAGAAAGCTCTCCTTCTCTACAAAAGAGAAATTGAAAAACAGGAAATGCTTAAAAACTTACTTGAGTCTGCAAAAGAACTGGCTGAAGATCCTCAAAACCTTAAAGACATAGAAGAGCTTGAAGGAACGATATCAGATGGAATTAGTTAG
- a CDS encoding shikimate dehydrogenase, translating to MKLSGKTEVYGVIGYPVKHSLSPPMQTKAFQSLGIDAVYVPFEVKPERIKEAAEGLRALNIKGVNVTVPHKEKIAELVDYLSEDAEFLGAVNVVKNVDGELHGYNTDVDGFLQSLLDEGVEIEGKRVTMFGAGGAARAVGYAVLKAGAKFLNIVNRNFSRGKEVGELLGKRGNVLVFPLKDGTVSTLLKDTDIIINTTSVGMKPDDPPLFDYSLIPEGITVVDIIYNPPETPLLEAAKKKGCKTINGLGMLLWQGAFAFEIWTGRRAPVDVMRKVLEEELYG from the coding sequence ATGAAACTTTCAGGAAAAACGGAAGTTTACGGAGTTATCGGTTACCCCGTTAAACACTCCCTTTCCCCTCCAATGCAGACAAAGGCCTTTCAGTCCCTCGGGATTGATGCAGTTTACGTTCCTTTTGAGGTAAAGCCCGAAAGGATAAAGGAGGCGGCAGAGGGTTTAAGGGCCTTAAACATCAAGGGAGTTAACGTTACAGTTCCCCATAAGGAGAAAATAGCCGAGCTCGTTGATTATTTAAGCGAGGATGCTGAGTTCTTAGGGGCTGTTAACGTTGTGAAGAACGTTGACGGGGAGCTCCACGGCTACAACACCGACGTTGACGGCTTCCTTCAGTCCCTCCTTGACGAGGGCGTTGAGATTGAAGGAAAAAGAGTAACGATGTTCGGTGCTGGAGGAGCTGCAAGGGCGGTAGGCTACGCCGTTTTAAAGGCCGGAGCTAAGTTCTTAAACATCGTTAATAGGAACTTTTCAAGGGGAAAGGAAGTAGGGGAGCTCTTAGGGAAGAGAGGAAATGTCCTTGTATTCCCACTAAAAGACGGAACTGTATCTACCCTCCTGAAGGACACTGACATTATCATAAACACCACCTCTGTCGGTATGAAGCCCGACGACCCGCCACTTTTTGACTACTCCCTTATTCCAGAGGGAATTACCGTAGTTGATATCATCTACAACCCGCCCGAAACTCCACTACTTGAAGCTGCTAAAAAGAAGGGGTGTAAGACGATAAACGGTCTTGGAATGCTACTCTGGCAGGGAGCTTTTGCCTTTGAGATATGGACGGGAAGGAGAGCTCCTGTTGACGTTATGAGGAAGGTGCTGGAAGAGGAGCTCTATGGTTGA
- a CDS encoding MgtC/SapB family protein produces the protein MVDFLKELVNSEVWRLYEPYLISIVLGGLVGIEREYKKQKEGTPSFGGIRTFMLIALTGTISAHLASVYGSPLLYAVLAAVTALLVVAQFFERLPGLTSEIAAIVTFLVGVLCYRTEFQLASAIAVATLFLLSFKEQMHDFVKHLKLEDLFALLKFTAVTVIIYPLLPDISIGGVNPREVWTMVVVISTVDFVGYILTKLVGERGILITGLIGGIVSSTAVTATFSSLAKVNQRLMSEYGAGIVGASAIMFPRMALLASIVDVKFAKFLFVPALFAFALGIFFAYRLSSRDKKSRADVEVKNPYELSTAIKFGLLYAFVLFFSVNALKVLGDYGLYAVAAVSGLSDVDAITLSVSKLFSAGELSIVPGVIAILLAAAANTLFKWFLTFSMGGKELFKVVTPGFIALIAGEVMGIAILIMMG, from the coding sequence ATGGTTGATTTTTTAAAGGAGCTGGTGAACTCTGAAGTCTGGAGGCTTTACGAGCCTTACCTCATATCAATAGTTCTGGGCGGGTTAGTCGGGATAGAGAGGGAGTATAAGAAGCAGAAGGAGGGAACACCATCCTTTGGAGGAATAAGAACCTTTATGCTCATAGCCCTTACGGGAACTATCTCAGCCCATTTAGCTTCTGTTTACGGAAGCCCTCTACTCTACGCCGTTTTAGCTGCTGTAACGGCGCTCCTCGTTGTAGCTCAGTTCTTTGAGAGGCTTCCCGGCCTTACGTCAGAAATCGCAGCAATTGTGACCTTTCTGGTCGGTGTTCTCTGTTACAGAACAGAATTTCAATTGGCCTCTGCAATTGCTGTTGCTACCCTCTTCCTCCTCTCCTTTAAGGAACAGATGCACGACTTTGTGAAGCACCTAAAGCTTGAGGACCTCTTTGCCCTCCTTAAGTTTACGGCAGTTACCGTTATTATCTACCCCCTACTGCCGGATATTTCCATCGGTGGCGTCAATCCCCGGGAAGTCTGGACGATGGTCGTGGTAATCTCAACGGTTGACTTTGTCGGCTACATACTGACAAAGCTTGTAGGAGAAAGGGGAATCCTGATAACTGGGCTCATAGGGGGGATTGTCTCAAGCACGGCCGTAACTGCGACTTTTTCTTCCCTTGCAAAGGTAAATCAAAGGTTAATGTCAGAGTACGGGGCTGGAATAGTAGGTGCTTCGGCAATTATGTTTCCCCGTATGGCTTTGCTTGCAAGCATTGTTGATGTAAAGTTTGCCAAGTTTCTCTTTGTGCCGGCTCTATTTGCCTTTGCACTGGGAATTTTCTTTGCGTACAGGTTGTCAAGCAGGGATAAGAAGAGCAGGGCTGACGTTGAGGTGAAAAACCCTTACGAGCTCTCAACGGCAATTAAGTTTGGGCTTCTCTACGCTTTTGTTCTCTTCTTTTCTGTAAACGCTTTAAAGGTTCTCGGTGACTATGGCCTCTACGCCGTTGCAGCTGTTTCTGGGCTTTCAGACGTTGATGCTATTACACTATCGGTTTCAAAGCTCTTTTCTGCTGGAGAGCTCTCAATCGTTCCCGGCGTTATTGCAATACTCCTTGCAGCAGCGGCAAATACCCTCTTTAAGTGGTTCTTGACTTTTTCAATGGGAGGGAAGGAGCTCTTTAAAGTCGTTACTCCGGGATTTATAGCCCTAATTGCTGGAGAGGTTATGGGGATTGCTATTCTTATTATGATGGGATAA
- the rpmA gene encoding 50S ribosomal protein L27, translating to MAHKKGMGSTKNGRDSIGKRLGLKRHDGQIVKAGNILVRQRGTSIHPGLNVGMGRDYTLFALIDGVVRYERRRGKKVVSVYPIQ from the coding sequence ATGGCTCATAAAAAAGGAATGGGTTCTACGAAAAACGGTAGGGACTCCATAGGTAAAAGGCTTGGCCTTAAAAGGCACGACGGTCAAATCGTAAAGGCCGGAAACATCCTTGTTAGGCAGAGGGGAACTTCCATCCACCCCGGCCTCAACGTTGGAATGGGTAGGGACTACACCCTCTTTGCCCTCATTGACGGAGTTGTAAGGTACGAAAGAAGACGTGGAAAGAAGGTTGTAAGCGTATATCCCATACAATAA
- the rplU gene encoding 50S ribosomal protein L21, protein MYAVIKTGGKQYVVEPGQVLKVEKLNLPEGSEVEFEALMVRDENGVKVGEEAKGAKVKATVVRHGKGKKIIVFKYKAKKHYQRKYGHRQHFTEIQINEIVS, encoded by the coding sequence ATGTACGCTGTTATTAAGACAGGCGGCAAGCAGTACGTTGTAGAGCCCGGTCAGGTTTTAAAGGTTGAGAAACTCAACCTACCTGAGGGCTCTGAGGTAGAATTTGAAGCGCTCATGGTAAGGGACGAGAACGGCGTAAAGGTAGGAGAGGAAGCTAAGGGAGCAAAGGTAAAGGCTACCGTTGTAAGACACGGTAAGGGTAAGAAAATCATCGTATTCAAGTACAAGGCCAAGAAGCACTACCAGAGGAAGTACGGCCACCGCCAGCACTTTACAGAAATCCAGATTAACGAAATCGTAAGCTAA
- the alaS gene encoding alanine--tRNA ligase translates to MSKWTGKEIREAFLKFFEEKGHVRVKSSPLIPQNDPTLLFTNAGMVQFKDYFLGREKPPFKRATSCQKCMRAGGKHNDLENVGKTGRHHTFFEMLGNFSFGDYFKKEAILFAWELVTEVFKLPEERLFVSVYEKDDEAFEIWNKLVGVPENKIYRLGEKDNFWAMGDTGPCGPCSEIYYDRGEEFACGENCGIGKCDCDRYLEIWNLVFMQYERDEKGNLTPLKNPSIDTGMGLERIASVLQNVPSNYETDLLFPLVKWASELSKIPYGKSEKSDTSMRVIADHLRALTFLIADGVLPSNEGRGYVLRRIIRRASRHGRLLGIEKPFLYEGIDQVIEIMGDAYPEIVENRELIRKVTLKEEERFTKTLERGLFILQEVIEKVRKEGKETIPGDEVFKLYDTFGFPLDLILEVANDENLKVDTIKFEELLREQKERARKAWKGGLQKVVSAEIQELSEKSPTEFIGYESLQSIARVVGILKDGKLVDEAKEGEEVEIILDRTPFYAEKGGQVGDTGVIESSNCTCEVIDTQHVTERLIGHKAKVKRGALKVGDVVNAVVNEERRRAIMRAHTATHLLHKALREVLGNHVKQAGSLVLPDRLRFDFTHFDAPTPEEIRAVEDTVYEWILNNYPVSVEEMPYDEAIERGAIALFGEKYGDVVRVVDVGGVSVELCGGTHAERSGDIGLFKIVSESSVASGTRRIEAVVGKEAMNYVRKKEELISKLKVSLQSPEEQLLQKVEKLKEELKEKERELERVKKKLATAEIDKVVEGAPVINGVKVVTAKLDGFGGKELAEIADVIRNKAGTSAVMLVGIKDGKAGLLIALSKDLTSKYNARDIINQVAPLLEGRGGGRPDLAQGGVRNLTALEEAFAKFRDIFR, encoded by the coding sequence ATGAGCAAGTGGACCGGTAAAGAGATAAGGGAAGCTTTTTTAAAGTTTTTTGAGGAAAAAGGACACGTAAGGGTAAAGAGCTCTCCCCTCATTCCCCAGAACGACCCTACTCTCCTGTTTACAAACGCCGGAATGGTTCAGTTTAAGGACTACTTCTTGGGCAGGGAAAAGCCCCCCTTTAAAAGGGCTACCTCCTGCCAGAAGTGTATGAGGGCCGGAGGAAAGCACAACGACCTTGAGAACGTCGGGAAAACCGGCCGTCACCACACCTTCTTTGAGATGCTGGGTAACTTCTCATTTGGAGACTACTTCAAGAAAGAGGCCATTCTCTTTGCGTGGGAGCTCGTTACAGAAGTCTTTAAGCTACCAGAAGAGAGGCTTTTTGTTTCCGTTTACGAAAAGGACGATGAGGCCTTTGAGATATGGAACAAGCTCGTAGGAGTTCCAGAAAACAAAATCTACCGCCTTGGAGAAAAGGACAACTTCTGGGCGATGGGGGACACCGGGCCCTGTGGCCCTTGTAGTGAAATCTACTACGACAGGGGAGAGGAGTTTGCCTGCGGTGAAAACTGCGGAATAGGGAAGTGTGACTGCGATAGATACCTTGAAATATGGAATCTGGTCTTTATGCAGTACGAAAGGGACGAAAAAGGCAACCTGACGCCACTAAAGAACCCATCAATAGATACGGGAATGGGGCTTGAGAGGATAGCCTCCGTCCTCCAGAACGTCCCGAGTAACTACGAGACAGACCTACTCTTCCCCTTAGTTAAGTGGGCTTCAGAGCTCTCAAAAATCCCCTACGGAAAGAGCGAAAAGAGCGACACCTCCATGAGGGTTATAGCAGACCACTTAAGGGCTTTAACTTTCCTCATAGCAGACGGCGTCCTCCCATCAAACGAGGGAAGGGGATACGTCCTAAGGAGAATCATTAGGAGGGCCTCCCGCCACGGAAGACTTCTCGGAATAGAGAAACCATTTCTCTATGAAGGAATTGACCAAGTTATAGAGATAATGGGAGATGCCTACCCTGAGATTGTTGAAAATAGAGAGCTCATTAGGAAAGTAACTCTAAAGGAAGAGGAAAGGTTCACAAAGACCTTAGAAAGGGGACTTTTCATCCTTCAGGAGGTAATTGAAAAGGTCAGGAAGGAAGGAAAGGAGACAATACCGGGAGATGAGGTCTTTAAGCTCTACGATACATTTGGATTCCCCTTAGACCTTATCTTAGAAGTTGCAAACGACGAAAACCTGAAGGTTGACACTATAAAGTTTGAAGAGCTTTTAAGAGAGCAGAAGGAGCGCGCAAGGAAAGCTTGGAAAGGCGGACTCCAGAAAGTTGTCTCTGCCGAGATTCAGGAGCTCTCAGAGAAAAGCCCAACAGAATTTATCGGCTACGAGAGCTTACAGAGCATAGCGAGGGTCGTCGGAATCCTAAAGGATGGAAAGCTTGTAGATGAGGCCAAGGAAGGTGAAGAGGTTGAGATAATCCTTGATAGAACGCCCTTCTACGCAGAAAAGGGTGGTCAGGTCGGCGACACAGGAGTAATAGAGAGTAGCAACTGCACCTGTGAGGTAATAGACACACAGCACGTAACAGAAAGGCTCATAGGCCACAAGGCTAAAGTAAAGAGGGGAGCTCTCAAAGTAGGTGACGTTGTCAACGCCGTAGTCAACGAAGAGAGAAGAAGGGCTATAATGAGGGCCCACACTGCCACCCACCTCCTCCACAAGGCCTTAAGGGAAGTTCTCGGTAACCACGTTAAACAGGCAGGTTCCTTAGTTCTTCCAGACAGGTTAAGGTTTGACTTTACCCACTTTGACGCGCCAACACCTGAGGAAATAAGGGCCGTTGAGGATACAGTTTACGAGTGGATACTCAACAACTACCCGGTCAGCGTGGAAGAGATGCCCTACGATGAGGCCATCGAAAGGGGTGCCATAGCCCTCTTTGGAGAAAAGTACGGTGACGTCGTTAGGGTCGTTGACGTTGGTGGCGTGAGTGTGGAACTCTGCGGAGGAACTCACGCTGAAAGGAGTGGAGACATAGGCCTCTTCAAGATAGTTTCTGAGTCATCTGTAGCCTCCGGAACGAGGAGGATAGAGGCAGTAGTCGGTAAGGAGGCAATGAACTACGTAAGGAAGAAGGAGGAGCTCATCTCTAAGCTCAAGGTCTCCCTCCAGTCTCCAGAGGAACAGCTCCTCCAGAAGGTAGAGAAGCTAAAGGAGGAGCTCAAAGAGAAGGAGAGGGAGCTTGAGAGGGTCAAGAAGAAGCTTGCAACGGCTGAGATTGACAAGGTAGTTGAGGGAGCTCCCGTCATAAACGGCGTGAAAGTCGTAACCGCCAAGCTTGACGGTTTTGGAGGTAAGGAGCTTGCAGAAATTGCAGACGTAATCAGAAACAAAGCGGGAACTTCTGCCGTTATGCTCGTCGGAATTAAGGACGGAAAAGCCGGCCTCTTAATCGCTCTGAGCAAAGACCTTACCTCTAAGTACAACGCAAGGGACATCATCAATCAGGTAGCGCCCCTCTTAGAGGGCAGAGGAGGCGGAAGGCCGGACTTAGCACAAGGAGGTGTCCGTAACTTAACAGCCCTTGAGGAGGCCTTCGCTAAATTCAGGGATATTTTCCGTTAA